CGAGACCGGTGCGGAGGAGACGGCGGAATGAGCGGCGAGACCATGCTGTCGGTCGAGAAGATCGACGTCTTCTACGGCGCCTCGCAGATCCTGTTCGGCGTCGACCTCGCGGTGGAAAAGGGGCGCACGCTGGCGCTGCTCGGCCGAAACGGGGCGGGGAAGAGCACCACGCTGAAGGCCATCGCGGGTATCGCGCCGCCCAAGCGGGGCAGCATCCGCTTGCACGACCGGGAAATTGCGGGGGCCAAGCCCTTCGCGATCGCGCGCGCAGGCATGGGCTACGTGCCGGAGGACCGGCAGGTCTTCCCCCAGCACACGGTCGAGGACAATCTGCTGATCGGTGCCAAGAAGGGCCCGGGCGGGCAGGATTTCTGGGCGCTCAAGACGGTCTACGAGGTCTTTCCGATCCTCGCCGGCATGAAGGAGCGCAAGGCGGGCCTTCTCTCGGGCGGCGAGCAGCAGATGCTGACCATCGCGCGCACGCTGATGGGGAACCCGGATGTGCTGCTGCTCGACGAGCCGTCGGAGGGTCTCGCGCCGATCATCGTGCAGGCCATCGGCGACCTCATCCGCAAGCTGCGCGGCATGGGCGTGACGATCCTGCTGGCGGAGCAGAACATGCACTTCTGTCTCGGCATCTCCGAGGACGCGGCTGTCATCGACAAGGGCGGCATCGTCTACCGCGGCACGATCAAGGACCTGCGTGCCAACGAGGAGGTGACGCGGCGCTACCTCGCGATCTGAGGGCGGCGCGCGGCGGCAGACGGCGGATCAGGCGTGGTCCGGCTTGCCGTAGAGGCCCCGTGTCATCAGCTTCTCGTAGGCCGTGATGACGTGCTCGGGCACCGTGCTGCGCCCGTCGTCCGCGCGCCGCACATAGCGCATGGCGAGATAGGCCCGCGCCGAAAGCAGGATGTAGATGATCGCTTCCAGCTCCTCGGCGTCGTAGCCCTCGATCTCTCCGCGTGCGACCGCGCGCTCGAGCGCGCCGCGGTAGCCGTCGACGAGGATCTGGAAATGCTTGGCGTGCGCCGCGGGCGCGAACACCTCTGCTTCGTAGAGGATGCGGTAGAAGACCGGGTGCGCGTTCAGATAGGTGAAGAAGGCCCGCAGCCGTGCCGTTTCCCGCGCCGCGCCTTGCACGTCCGCGGGAACGGCGGTGCGGATATACTCCACCATCTGCTCGCCCATGTAGGGCAGCAGCGCGTCGAAGACCTGCTGGCGCGTCTCGAAATAATTGTAGAACGTGCCCTGCGCGATGCCGGCAAGCTGCGTGATCTTGGAGATCGAGCTGTCGGCATAGCCATCCTCGCCGACGACCTGGGCCGCGGCCTCGAGGATGCGCAAATAGGTCTCGCGCGCCTTTTCTTCGCGGGTCTTGCGGCGCGCGCGCCTCGGCTTGGAAGTCTGCACGGCCACCGTCCGCTGAGCTTGGCTGTTCGTCACGGACGCTTACTCGGCTGCCGCCGGCACCTTGTCAAGCTCGGCAAAGGCGTCGAGCACGGTCCGGATCGACCCGCCCGGCAGGTCGCGGCAGAACCGCTCCAGCGCGTCGTAGGCCACGGACGGAACGCCGCTTTCCGCGCCGATGCGGCGGGCGAGCGCGGAGGTCTCGTCCCAGCTGTAGGCATAGTCCTTCGCCGTCATCTTCAGGTCCTCGACCTCGCGGGTGCCGTCGGTGCGTTCCACCTCGATCACGCAGCAGAGCGTCGGCACGCTGTCGTCGGAGACGAGCTCCACGCGCGCCTCCAGCGCGTTCACCGCGGCATCGTCATAGGTCGTCATGTGCTTCATGGTGGGAACGCCATGCACGAGCGTCGTGGCGATGCAGAACGGAATGCTCATGAGCGTGCCGGAGATCGACGCGAACGGCCCCGTCGCGTCCATGCCGGCATAGCCCGTCTCGTAAGGGTTCATGCGCACGGTCACGCGCGCAAGGTCCGTCCCGCCCAACCGTTCGCGCAGGCGCAGCGCCGCCGTCACCGGCGACTGGTTGAAGGCGCACACGGGGAAGGGCTTGAAGGCCACGCGATGGATCTTCCACTCCTTGCCGAGCT
This is a stretch of genomic DNA from Futiania mangrovi. It encodes these proteins:
- a CDS encoding ABC transporter ATP-binding protein, with product MSGETMLSVEKIDVFYGASQILFGVDLAVEKGRTLALLGRNGAGKSTTLKAIAGIAPPKRGSIRLHDREIAGAKPFAIARAGMGYVPEDRQVFPQHTVEDNLLIGAKKGPGGQDFWALKTVYEVFPILAGMKERKAGLLSGGEQQMLTIARTLMGNPDVLLLDEPSEGLAPIIVQAIGDLIRKLRGMGVTILLAEQNMHFCLGISEDAAVIDKGGIVYRGTIKDLRANEEVTRRYLAI
- a CDS encoding TetR/AcrR family transcriptional regulator; this translates as MQTSKPRRARRKTREEKARETYLRILEAAAQVVGEDGYADSSISKITQLAGIAQGTFYNYFETRQQVFDALLPYMGEQMVEYIRTAVPADVQGAARETARLRAFFTYLNAHPVFYRILYEAEVFAPAAHAKHFQILVDGYRGALERAVARGEIEGYDAEELEAIIYILLSARAYLAMRYVRRADDGRSTVPEHVITAYEKLMTRGLYGKPDHA